The Pseudovibrio sp. Tun.PSC04-5.I4 DNA segment TCAACATGTTACGAATAGTTTTATTGGTTTTTATGCAGAAATCGTTGTGATCTGAACCAACCAGTAAGAAACCGTTAACCAAGTCCTCGTTGACTTTGAATTCGGATGTGCCAATTATTCCTTTAATTCCTGTTTAAACAAAAAATCCGGGTGATTTAGGAAATGGACACTGAGACACTAGAGCATGGTATTATGCTTTCGCAGATGAAGGCAGACCATAAGGCTTTATCCAGCACGCTTGCGGCGCTGGCACAGTCTCAGTTCCCTCCAAAAGCGGAAAAGAACCTGCGCAAATTTGCAGCGTCAGAGGCGGCAATTTATTTGGGCATCACCCCTCGCTATCTCGCCTTGACCGCTGATGAAATGGGGCTTGAAGTCGAGAAGGTCGGCCGCGGCGAGCGTCGTTACTACTCTCTTGAACAAATGAATCAGATCAGGGTATATCTAGCTGAAAAAGCGGGTGATGATACCGCCAAGGCGCTGAATTATGATCCGCGCCGCAAAGCAGATGAAGACATTCAGATCATTGCCTGCTCCAACTTTAAAGGTGGCTCAGCCAAGACCTGTACATCGGTTCATTTGGCGCAATATATGGCATTGCAGGGCTACAGGATTTTGCTAGTTGATTTGGATCCGCAAGGGTCGGCATCCAGTATGCTCGGGTTTGTTCCGGAAATGGTGTCAGAAGATGATTCTCTTTTTGCATCAATAAGGTACGACGATCCCAGGCCTATGAGCGAAGTGGTTCAAAAGACCTATTTCGACAATCTTGATCTGGCGATCGGCAGCCCGTTCCTGACCGAATGGGAATTCTTTGCGCCGCACTATGCAACGCTTGCGGGGCAGGAAGAACCGGGCCTGCGTAATCGTATTGCAGATATTGAAGATGAGAAAAAGCAAAAGGGTATCAGTAATAAGCGGCTGCGTGAGTTGGAAGAAGAGCTGGCCCGCAACCATGCAAAGCTTTCGGACTGTCTGCAACGCAAGCTCTACTTTACCCGTCTTCAGCTTGCGTTTGAGGATGTTGAAGATGCCTATGATATTATCATCTGCGACACGCCGCCGAGCCTGGGTTATTTATCCAATGCCGCGTCCTTTGCAGCTGATCACCTGTTGGTGACCATTCACCCGCAATGGATCGATTGTGAATCCATGGCGCAGTATCTGGCGACCTCCATTGCCCACAACGAGTTCTTCGAAAGCACAGTGGCCAAACAACTTGGTCCCGAATATCTGGTACCTAAGACGTTACAATATCTGATCACCCGTCATGACAACACCAGCCGTCCGGAAACAGACGTGGTGACCATGCTGCGTACTCAGCTGCAAAATGTCCTAACCAGCACGATGCTGCGCAGCTCCGCTATTGCTGAAGCAGGCAATGTTCAGCAAACGCTTTATGAAGCTGAACGTTCCAACTTCAACGGCAAGACTTATGATCGCGCGCTGGATTCTGTGAACCGGGTTAACAGTGAACTCGAAGAGCTTTTGAAATCCTATTGGGGTCGCTCATGAACGATAAGCGTAAGAGAAACAAGAGCAAACTCAGTGCGATCATGACCGGCAACAATGCGGGTCTAGAGCGTGCAGCAAGTACGCCTGCTGCTGAAGAACTGCCAGTACCGCGCGAGAAAAGTGCGGTTGGGCGGCTTGGAGCGGCCCTGCACTCTTTAACGGAACAACGCAGTGAAACCGTTGACCCGAGCCTAATCATCCAAAACCTCGACGCTAAGTTGCTGCTGCCTTCACTGGCGCTGGACCGTGCATTTGAAGGCGATGATGAGGAGCTGGATAGTCTGGTTGAGAGTATTTCTCAAAATGGACAGCAAGTTCCGGTTTTGGTGCGCCCTCATCCCGGCAAACCAGATCATTACCAGATTGCTTATGGGCATCGCCGCGTTAAAGCTTGTCAGAGGTTGGACATTGCGGTTCGTGCTGTTGTTGAGAATCTGAGCGATGAAGAACTTGTTATCGCGCAGGGTAAGGAAAACGAAGAGCGCAAAAACCTTACTTATATTCAGCAATGCTATTTTGCTGCGGAACTGAGCAAGACCTTTACCCGTGAGGTTGTGGCCGCTGCCGTTGGCGCTGGCGATAAGACCCGGGTCTCTAAACTTACCTCTATTATTCGCCGCGTGCCTGAAGATCTTATTGAAAGCATTGGCTCTGCTCGCGGTATTGGCCGGGTGAAGTGGGAAACTGTGGCAAAAGCGTGTGAGAGCGAGGGCACTGTTTCTCGCCTGCGCAAAAGCATTGCCAACCTCAAGACCTCCGGCAAATGGCAAGGCCTGACCAGTCCTGATCGGTTCGCCTGGCTACATGATCTGACGATCTCTTCTGAGGTGGTGGATGGCAACTTATCCCCCTCTGCCCTGGAGAGGGTAGAGTCCCGAAAAGCGGCGGCACGAAGCACGCTTTTGATTAAAGACAGCGAAGGCAAGCCGGCCATTGAAGCGCGCGGCACACGGAATTTCAAGATTGTACTGGCAGATGAGGCGCGAGCTGCGGCCTTCTCCGAATATCTGACCAGTAAGATTAATCAGTTGCTGAAGGATTTTGAGCAGCAGGAACAAAAGGTCACCGAGCTAATGGGAGCAAGCGAATGACCTAAACGGAAAAGAAAACGGTCTTGCAGACGGCAATCCGCAAGACCGGAATTCACTGGCATTCAGAGCTAAGCTCTAGAAGTACCGTATCAACAGAATCACCGTACTTCGTGCAGCTGTTAAAATCAATCGCCTTTGTCTTGGGGCGGTACGATTTTGTGCGCCCTACCCTCTGATTTGCCTGATATTGTTGGAACACGTTGCACAACGTGTGTTTTAAACGCCCTTCCATCTGTTGGGCGAGAGGTTTTGCTATGCAAAATTCAGGCTCGGTCGCCTCTTTTAGAAAACTCACACCTGAGATGATGGTTAGCCAGCGGTTGGCTATGGCAAATGATATTGTGGAGACGACGAAATCAGAAGTGGCTATGGCTTTGAAAAAGGCTGCCCCTGCCCTAGGCGTTGACGGCACCACCTATCATATTTTGGATATTCTGATCGGCCTGACAGCTGCTGATGATTGGCAAACGAACCATCGCCCTCTCGTTGCAATTTCCAACGAGAAGCTTGCAGAATACGTATGCCGCTCAAAACGCACCGTTATTCGGTGTTTGAAACGTCTGGTGGAAGCGGGCATTATTGCCTATCGCGATAGCCCAACAGGACGGCGCTATATTCACCGCGGTGAGTTTCGGCAAGGCCGGCTCGGCGAGATTGAGCGTGGCTATGGGTTTGATTTTTCCCCTGCCCGGCAGCGCGTGCATGAACTTAAAGCGATCGGCGCCCAATTTGCGGCTCGTCTCAAAGCACAGAAGGATGCGCGCCGAAGTGTTAACCGATTGCTGCGTGCCATTGAGGATATGGCCTCACTCGCGGCGAGGGAGGGCATTGGCTTTTCTGATGTGCAGGAAGCTGTCTCAGCTCTGAATGAGAGGGCTATGGATATAGTCACTCGGGCGGAAGTATTGCAGAATCTTTATGAAATGGCGGTTGCTGCGTTTGCACCTACTGAGGAGGAAACGCAGCAAATAGATGTTCCTGTTCTTGGAGAAATGGCATGCGCGGGTGACATTAATGGCATCCCTTATAATAATACAAACCCTCAGTCTCTCAAAAGAAGTAATAGAACGCGGAGATCAGCTAACGCTGATCCCTCAAATTCATCCGATCCCAAACAAGTTGGGATAAAACCCGCTTTAGAGAGGAAGCAAGATCGCAATTTCTCTGCCAGCTCTAATCCTCAGCATCAAGAGGGTGCACTGGAGAATATCTCTATCGGGCTGCTCAAATCAGCTTTGTCTAACTTGCAGGACAGTCTTGGGTTCGAATTCAGTTGCTGGGGCGATTTGCTGAAGGTGAGCGGGGATATCGCGTTGCTGATTGGCCTGTCTCAGTCCGGCTTTGAGCATGCTCAAGGCAAAGTTGGGCGCTATGTTGCAGCCGCGGTTCTAGCCACCACAGCTGAAAAGGCACTGCGTGATCCGCTTCTGATTTCCAGTCCTGGCGGTTATTTCCGGGCGTGTGTTGATCGGGCCGTTGATGGTGAATTGGCGCTGCACAAATCGTTGTTCGGATTGGCCCAAGCCCGTTGAACGCGTGCAATTTTGCAAGGAGGAGGGTGTACGCGTGCACCTTTGAGTTAAAAACCTATATAAATCAATAGGATAACAATTTTACCTTTTGTTAATCTTAGTTTTGTGCATGGACACTGAAGTGTCTAGTAGTTTTGGACAGAATGAGACAAAGGCTTATCGACCTTTCTACGCAGTGCCTTTCGCTGGCGCCTATGGGTACAATTAGTCGTATTTGATAAGAGAGTGGTTTTGGAGTGTTGTCACGTTAAGTTGGATTTGGTCGCAAAACCCAAACTGAGCGAACTTCATGCGTCCATCCTGGCAGCCATTTTCCATTGAGCAAATGCGTTAATTCGATGAAGAACGTTTATCGCGAGGTCCAACGAAGAGATTGCGTAGGCAGGAGAAGACAGCCACAAACCTTTGCAGGGCCTTGTTGCAGAAAGAAAATTAAGCTTACAACTCGCCCTTACCCGCTTAACTCAGCTCGCAATGAGGCGCTCGAACGTCGGTCGTCCAAGGTCAGTCATCCGATTGAGGACGGAGACATTGATTTTAGCCTCGGTCTTCTGGTTTGCAAACTTACGAGACTTCAAACTTGTCCCGATGACTTGTTTATAGCGCCCCATCAAGGTCTCGCCTCTTGAACGCCGCCCGTATCGGGTCTGCTTCTGCCACCCTGCTCTGCCATGTTTCTCAATGAGAAGAATATCCCGGTCACGGGCCGTAGGAGCGATCGCAGCCTGTGGGCTGCTGTTTTGGGCGGCGGTATGATGACCTCAACGCCGTCAAAACGGTCAGCTATTTCGTGGTGTGTGGGAGTGCCATCATAAGCTCCATCGCCAAGAAACGTGCCAACCGGACCCTCAACCTGATCCAGTATATCCGGCACAACAGTTGGATCGCCAACGATATCTTCCGTCAGTTCAGAACAAACGATTATCCCGCTTTCCAGGTCCTGACCAAGGTGAAGTTTGCGCCATTTTCTGCGCTTTTTCTTGGTTCCGTGTTTGGTCTCCTGCTACTCACCAGCTCTGAACATCTTCACGCCTGTGCTGTCGATCACAAGCGTTGTCGAGCCAGGACTCTTTTCAGATTTGACTTTGGAAAGGTTCACCCCACCAGCTCGGCGCGACAGGGTGCTATAGTCAGGAAAAGGTAAGTTCAGATCCGTTAGAGCAAACACAGAACGAACAAATCCTTGTGTCTGCCGCAAAGCTAAACCAAACACGGATTTGACACTCAAACAGGTTTTAATGGCAAGATCTAAATACTTGGCGGGTCTCCCGCTGCGGTTGCTCGTTGGTGCGAGTCAGGCACCGGCAACGCTGTCTTCAACCCAGACTGTGATGTCTCGACGCCGACGCAGGCTTTCATTATACTCCGACCAGTTCGTCACCTTATATTCGGTTTTCTAGAACTTGTGACGACGGTTAGCATTGTGTTTAAACGGCATAAAGGAGGTCTCAGAGAAGATAAACTTCATCAGGGGAATATTGCACCAACGCCCAATAGGGGGTCTGCTCCAGAAGAAGGCGAAAAGATTTTTATCCGTTCTCGACTAAGTCACTACTCTCTTCCGCCCTAAACACCACCGCTTTTCTGCCACCTCATATCGCTATGCCCGCGCTGATGCGTGCTGCTTGTGGACCGACTACTCGACAGAGTTGTGTGCATGAAGACCCTTTTTGCGCTCTACTACACTAGATCGGAATAACCTGACAAACCCCTCTTTAGTTACCCAGATCAAAAGCTCATTCAACAAGACGCACCACTCCGTTAACCCCCGACATTAAGTTTGTAACAATGCCTAATATTTGAACTCACTGTGAGAAAACCAACAATTTCTCATTGGCTTAAGGAGCTACGTTATTTTATTGATAGTAAAGATTGTTAAATGTTCAAATTTTGCAATAATGAGCACATACATTATTTGTGCTTCCTGCATTTTTGGTAATTTCAACTCAGCGTTAAGATAGGCATGGACTCAAACACCTCCTCCCTTTGGTTTGACAGCGAACCCAGTGAGCATAAGCTTAATTGATCTGTTTCCCTCAAGCCGGTGGTGACACGAGTTTGTATAACCGCTGGAAGGTGGGGCTGGGAG contains these protein-coding regions:
- a CDS encoding transposase — protein: MSVKSVFGLALRQTQGFVRSVFALTDLNLPFPDYSTLSRRAGGVNLSKVKSEKSPGSTTLVIDSTGVKMFRAGE
- the repB gene encoding plasmid partitioning protein RepB; this encodes MNDKRKRNKSKLSAIMTGNNAGLERAASTPAAEELPVPREKSAVGRLGAALHSLTEQRSETVDPSLIIQNLDAKLLLPSLALDRAFEGDDEELDSLVESISQNGQQVPVLVRPHPGKPDHYQIAYGHRRVKACQRLDIAVRAVVENLSDEELVIAQGKENEERKNLTYIQQCYFAAELSKTFTREVVAAAVGAGDKTRVSKLTSIIRRVPEDLIESIGSARGIGRVKWETVAKACESEGTVSRLRKSIANLKTSGKWQGLTSPDRFAWLHDLTISSEVVDGNLSPSALERVESRKAAARSTLLIKDSEGKPAIEARGTRNFKIVLADEARAAAFSEYLTSKINQLLKDFEQQEQKVTELMGASE
- the repC gene encoding plasmid replication protein RepC codes for the protein MQNSGSVASFRKLTPEMMVSQRLAMANDIVETTKSEVAMALKKAAPALGVDGTTYHILDILIGLTAADDWQTNHRPLVAISNEKLAEYVCRSKRTVIRCLKRLVEAGIIAYRDSPTGRRYIHRGEFRQGRLGEIERGYGFDFSPARQRVHELKAIGAQFAARLKAQKDARRSVNRLLRAIEDMASLAAREGIGFSDVQEAVSALNERAMDIVTRAEVLQNLYEMAVAAFAPTEEETQQIDVPVLGEMACAGDINGIPYNNTNPQSLKRSNRTRRSANADPSNSSDPKQVGIKPALERKQDRNFSASSNPQHQEGALENISIGLLKSALSNLQDSLGFEFSCWGDLLKVSGDIALLIGLSQSGFEHAQGKVGRYVAAAVLATTAEKALRDPLLISSPGGYFRACVDRAVDGELALHKSLFGLAQAR
- a CDS encoding AAA family ATPase, whose amino-acid sequence is MDTETLEHGIMLSQMKADHKALSSTLAALAQSQFPPKAEKNLRKFAASEAAIYLGITPRYLALTADEMGLEVEKVGRGERRYYSLEQMNQIRVYLAEKAGDDTAKALNYDPRRKADEDIQIIACSNFKGGSAKTCTSVHLAQYMALQGYRILLVDLDPQGSASSMLGFVPEMVSEDDSLFASIRYDDPRPMSEVVQKTYFDNLDLAIGSPFLTEWEFFAPHYATLAGQEEPGLRNRIADIEDEKKQKGISNKRLRELEEELARNHAKLSDCLQRKLYFTRLQLAFEDVEDAYDIIICDTPPSLGYLSNAASFAADHLLVTIHPQWIDCESMAQYLATSIAHNEFFESTVAKQLGPEYLVPKTLQYLITRHDNTSRPETDVVTMLRTQLQNVLTSTMLRSSAIAEAGNVQQTLYEAERSNFNGKTYDRALDSVNRVNSELEELLKSYWGRS